In Gammaproteobacteria bacterium (ex Lamellibrachia satsuma), a single genomic region encodes these proteins:
- a CDS encoding adenylate kinase encodes MRLILLGAPGAGKGTVAKLLTAIDGSVQISTGDILRAAVKAGTELGKKAQAAMTAGELVSDDLIMGIMGERLLEDDCKAGFLLDGFPRTIPQAEALKELLAKLNIELDGVVNLNVPREVILDRLTTRRTCVDCGAIYNVKSNPPKEEGKCDACGGAVVQRDDETEEAISKRLDVFNEQTAPLAGFYEGEGMLWDINATSSDVVVDTIQANLKG; translated from the coding sequence TGTAGCCAAACTGTTGACCGCTATCGACGGTTCCGTACAGATCTCCACCGGCGATATCCTGCGCGCCGCCGTCAAGGCCGGCACCGAACTGGGCAAGAAGGCCCAGGCAGCCATGACCGCCGGTGAGCTGGTCTCCGACGACCTGATCATGGGCATCATGGGCGAGCGCCTGCTGGAAGACGACTGCAAGGCCGGTTTCCTGCTGGACGGTTTTCCCCGCACCATTCCCCAGGCAGAGGCGTTGAAGGAATTGCTGGCCAAGCTGAACATCGAACTGGACGGCGTGGTCAACCTGAACGTGCCGCGTGAGGTGATCCTCGATCGTTTGACCACCCGTCGTACCTGCGTGGACTGCGGTGCCATCTACAACGTCAAGAGCAACCCGCCGAAGGAAGAGGGCAAGTGTGACGCTTGCGGCGGTGCCGTGGTACAGCGTGACGATGAGACCGAAGAGGCGATCTCCAAGCGTCTGGACGTCTTCAACGAGCAGACCGCACCGCTGGCTGGCTTTTACGAGGGCGAAGGTATGCTGTGGGACATCAACGCCACCTCCAGTGACGTTGTTGTCGATACCATTCAGGCCAATCTGAAAGGCTGA
- a CDS encoding TRAP transporter small permease — translation MEVKLKRVRAFILLAEDGVMALLLMAMILLAVTQILLRNFFDSGIIWADPTLRMLVLWIGLMGAIASTREDRHIRIDLLSRYLSGSRRSFIQAVTDLFSAVVCGFIAWHAARFVAFEYEDGSLLFGSFPAWAGESIIPIGFGIMTLRFLFNIPLRFLPGGKQ, via the coding sequence ATGGAAGTCAAACTAAAGCGCGTCAGAGCGTTCATACTGCTTGCCGAGGATGGTGTAATGGCGCTTCTCCTGATGGCCATGATCCTGCTCGCAGTCACCCAGATCCTGCTACGCAACTTTTTCGACTCCGGCATTATCTGGGCCGACCCCACCCTGCGTATGCTGGTCCTCTGGATCGGACTGATGGGTGCCATCGCCTCTACCCGGGAGGATCGACATATCCGTATCGATCTGCTCTCCCGTTATCTGTCAGGTTCAAGACGCAGTTTCATCCAGGCCGTCACCGACCTATTCAGCGCCGTTGTATGCGGCTTCATCGCCTGGCACGCTGCGCGCTTCGTCGCCTTTGAATACGAAGACGGCTCCCTTCTGTTCGGCAGTTTCCCTGCCTGGGCCGGAGAGAGCATCATCCCCATCGGCTTCGGCATCATGACCCTGCGCTTTCTGTTCAATATACCCCTACGATTCCTGCCGGGGGGAAAACAGTAA
- a CDS encoding cupin domain-containing protein, which yields MAGTNLYQPAKAPAEEESFDTLLQCRNISIEKIQSPPSTRSEIYDQVQDEWIALLQGQASLQIEDRIVTLQSGDTLFIPAHTPHRVLETSTDPTCLWLAVHIHPPS from the coding sequence ATGGCCGGCACTAACCTGTATCAACCGGCGAAAGCCCCCGCAGAAGAGGAATCGTTCGATACACTGCTACAATGCAGGAATATCTCCATAGAAAAGATTCAGAGCCCCCCATCGACCCGCAGCGAAATCTACGATCAGGTTCAGGATGAGTGGATCGCCCTGCTCCAGGGCCAAGCCTCTCTGCAGATAGAGGATCGCATTGTCACCCTGCAGAGCGGGGATACCCTGTTTATTCCTGCCCACACACCCCATCGGGTGCTGGAGACCAGCACCGATCCAACCTGCCTCTGGCTGGCGGTACATATTCACCCGCCATCTTGA
- a CDS encoding TRAP transporter large permease subunit yields MLIALGLILIALFGAPLFAVIGASALIGFHQSEIDLSVVAIEFYRIAEMPVLLAIPLFTFAGYLLSESNAPHRLVRVTQTLLGWMPGGLAFVALIACALFTAFTGASGVTIVALGALLYPALTEAGYRQNFSLGLVTTSGSLGLLFAPALPLILYAVVAQQLGIGGSITVDDMFLAGILPGLLMLLILVAWSLWSSRGVKLTPYSKTEALSAIREAAWEIPLPIIVLGGIYSGYFAISEAAAVTAFYVLVVEVFIHREISLRRLPQVMREAMLLVGGILVILGMSLASTNYMIDQEIPTQLFDWIRARVSDPLTFLMLLNLFLLVLGTMLDIFSALVLMVPLLLPVALQYGIDPVHLGIIFLANMQIGYFTPPVGMNLFIASYRFDKPVTQIYRATLPWFFLLFGAVLIITYWPSLSLALLDRS; encoded by the coding sequence ATGTTGATCGCCCTGGGCCTCATCCTGATCGCCCTGTTCGGCGCCCCGCTGTTTGCCGTCATTGGCGCCAGCGCCCTTATCGGCTTCCACCAGTCCGAGATCGACCTCTCCGTGGTCGCCATCGAATTTTACCGTATCGCCGAGATGCCGGTACTGCTGGCGATCCCGCTCTTCACCTTCGCCGGATATCTGCTAAGTGAAAGCAATGCCCCTCACCGGCTGGTGCGCGTCACCCAGACGCTGCTGGGATGGATGCCCGGCGGACTCGCCTTCGTGGCGCTGATCGCCTGCGCCCTCTTCACCGCCTTTACCGGCGCCTCCGGCGTCACTATCGTGGCCCTGGGCGCCCTGCTCTATCCGGCCCTCACTGAAGCGGGTTATCGACAGAATTTCAGCTTGGGACTGGTCACTACCTCCGGTAGCCTGGGACTGCTATTCGCCCCGGCGTTACCGCTCATCCTATACGCAGTGGTGGCGCAGCAACTCGGCATCGGCGGCTCCATCACCGTGGACGACATGTTTCTGGCCGGCATCCTGCCGGGGCTGCTAATGTTGCTGATTCTGGTGGCCTGGAGCCTCTGGTCGAGCCGCGGCGTCAAGCTTACCCCCTACTCCAAGACAGAGGCGCTTTCGGCCATCAGGGAAGCTGCCTGGGAGATTCCTCTACCGATCATCGTGCTCGGCGGCATCTACAGCGGCTATTTCGCCATCTCCGAAGCCGCAGCGGTCACCGCCTTCTATGTGCTTGTGGTCGAAGTCTTCATCCATCGGGAGATCTCCCTGCGCAGGCTACCCCAGGTCATGCGCGAGGCGATGCTGCTGGTGGGCGGCATCCTGGTCATCCTCGGCATGTCCCTGGCCTCCACCAACTATATGATCGATCAGGAGATCCCCACCCAGCTTTTCGACTGGATCCGCGCACGGGTGTCGGACCCACTGACCTTCCTGATGCTGCTCAACCTCTTTCTACTGGTGCTGGGCACCATGCTCGACATCTTTTCCGCACTGGTGCTGATGGTGCCGCTGCTGCTGCCGGTGGCCCTCCAGTACGGCATAGACCCGGTACACCTCGGCATCATCTTCCTCGCCAACATGCAGATAGGCTACTTTACCCCTCCTGTGGGCATGAATCTCTTTATCGCCAGCTACCGTTTCGACAAGCCGGTGACACAGATCTACCGCGCCACCCTTCCCTGGTTCTTCCTCCTTTTCGGCGCGGTATTGATCATCACCTACTGGCCTTCACTCTCCCTGGCCCTGCTTGACCGCAGTTGA
- a CDS encoding cell division protein BolA, whose translation MSVCKNIKGYTRQHERLADFFSLMAVSLFFATLFLSLTYHALILNWIMANIVVHGLLVVAGLVLDVALIFVFLNFGAARFSEEEEGCFHTFKGRRAGTGSLGMMFNSWLHHMEHVGKKHR comes from the coding sequence ATGTCTGTCTGTAAAAATATCAAAGGGTATACCCGTCAGCATGAACGCCTGGCGGATTTCTTCTCTCTGATGGCTGTTTCCCTCTTCTTTGCCACCCTGTTTCTCAGTCTCACCTACCACGCCTTGATTCTCAACTGGATTATGGCCAACATCGTCGTTCACGGCTTGCTGGTCGTTGCCGGGCTGGTGCTTGATGTGGCACTGATATTCGTCTTCCTGAATTTTGGCGCAGCCCGTTTTTCAGAAGAGGAGGAAGGCTGTTTCCATACATTCAAGGGCCGGCGCGCAGGCACAGGCTCTCTCGGCATGATGTTCAACAGCTGGTTGCATCACATGGAACACGTTGGTAAAAAGCATCGTTGA
- a CDS encoding EAL domain-containing protein: MSGHRLEGTDRSVQYDVKPWFIGLAAAWTLCILSALAWGVHHEYQDAQEQARTQLRANFFKDLAFRRWGAKHGGVYVPVTGQTQPDPLLAEYPERDVSTPSGRLLTLINPALMTRRFYEMVDEGDTGVRGHISGLRPLNPKNKPDTWEAEALEAFKGGAREITAVTALDGQPYLRLIRPLTMAKPCLKCHIQQGFKLDDLSGAISVSIPMARLEEEAIHHTKVMIAILATIWLVGMAGLGMGYRRQSLHIREREQAEWNLRESEKKIRQDYHSQRVLSSILKLSMQSVPLKEKLKQSLDQILSIPWFHIQEKGCIFLVEGDDPSLIMQAQRGLSKSLQTACATVPFGKCLCGRAAQGDEILFSDCVDERHLNTGLPMADHGHYCVPILSNERTIGILNLYVEAHHRKSEDEVRFLLAVTHVLAGMIMQDQAEQELQQHAFYDVLTKLPNRALFMERLDRLIQHSKRHPDSLFAVLFLDLDRFKNVNDSLGHTTGDQLLIGASERLQACIRPSDTVARLGGDEFIILLDEIDDVAEPYRIAGRIHEMFKRPFELAGHEVFSTTSVGIALAKPNDQDAEKLLRNADSAMYRAKNLGPGQTAVFDSEMHAQAIMLLNKEIDLRQAVENEALQVHYQPIIGIESDRLAGFEALARWDHPIYGMVSPDEFIRIAEESGLIQALGVQILGKACRQMQQWISQSPSHADLYVSVNLSLKQVLFPGYIDWLENVLRETGLPPRSLRLEITENILMEDVETTCAILDQIKQLGVGLYIDDFGTGYSSMSYLHRFPFDALKVDRSFVANIGKGTQHADLIGGIVAVAKSFRMDVIAEGVERREQLEKLQELGCNSVQGYIFSPPVTSEEAGKLLTRKSGWLVPAPTGTGTKLHSQPFRLA; this comes from the coding sequence GTGTCGGGTCATCGTTTGGAAGGGACGGATCGATCAGTGCAGTACGATGTCAAACCCTGGTTTATCGGCTTGGCGGCTGCATGGACATTGTGCATCCTGAGCGCCCTTGCCTGGGGTGTCCACCATGAGTACCAAGATGCTCAGGAGCAGGCGCGAACCCAACTACGCGCTAATTTCTTCAAGGATCTCGCCTTCCGGCGCTGGGGTGCCAAACATGGCGGCGTCTATGTGCCGGTTACCGGGCAGACCCAACCCGATCCACTATTAGCGGAGTATCCGGAACGGGACGTGTCCACTCCATCCGGGCGTCTCCTGACCTTGATCAATCCGGCTTTGATGACGCGCCGGTTCTACGAAATGGTCGATGAGGGTGACACGGGAGTACGTGGCCACATCAGCGGACTACGTCCGTTAAACCCGAAAAACAAGCCAGATACCTGGGAAGCGGAGGCGCTGGAAGCCTTCAAAGGTGGAGCCAGGGAGATAACCGCTGTCACAGCGTTGGATGGGCAACCCTATCTACGTCTGATTCGGCCATTGACGATGGCAAAACCCTGCCTCAAATGCCATATTCAACAGGGATTCAAACTGGATGATCTCAGTGGAGCTATCAGCGTATCGATACCAATGGCCCGGCTTGAAGAGGAGGCCATACATCATACAAAGGTAATGATAGCCATACTTGCTACGATCTGGCTGGTTGGTATGGCCGGTTTGGGTATGGGTTACCGGCGTCAGTCCCTGCATATCCGGGAACGGGAACAGGCGGAATGGAATCTGCGGGAAAGTGAGAAAAAGATCCGGCAGGATTACCACTCGCAGAGGGTGCTCTCCTCTATTCTCAAACTCTCCATGCAGTCCGTTCCATTGAAGGAGAAGCTGAAGCAATCCCTCGATCAGATACTTTCCATACCTTGGTTCCACATTCAGGAGAAAGGCTGCATCTTTCTTGTAGAGGGCGACGATCCTTCATTGATAATGCAGGCACAGCGTGGGTTGTCAAAATCCCTGCAAACGGCTTGCGCAACGGTGCCTTTCGGAAAATGTCTTTGTGGTCGCGCAGCACAGGGTGATGAAATACTTTTTTCGGATTGCGTGGATGAGCGACATCTGAATACCGGTTTACCAATGGCAGACCACGGCCACTACTGCGTCCCCATTCTCTCCAATGAAAGAACCATCGGCATATTGAATCTCTATGTTGAAGCGCACCATCGGAAGAGCGAGGATGAAGTCCGGTTTCTATTGGCTGTGACCCATGTGCTGGCAGGTATGATCATGCAAGATCAGGCTGAACAGGAACTGCAGCAACATGCCTTTTATGATGTTTTGACCAAACTACCTAACCGGGCTCTGTTCATGGAGCGGTTGGATCGTTTGATACAGCATTCCAAGCGGCATCCTGACAGCCTGTTTGCGGTTCTTTTCCTGGATCTTGACCGATTTAAAAATGTTAATGACAGCCTCGGTCATACGACAGGTGATCAACTGCTGATCGGTGCATCAGAGCGACTGCAGGCATGCATTCGCCCCAGTGATACGGTGGCCCGTCTGGGGGGTGACGAATTCATCATTCTGCTGGATGAGATCGATGATGTCGCCGAACCCTATCGTATCGCCGGACGCATACATGAGATGTTCAAACGCCCATTTGAATTGGCGGGACACGAGGTCTTTTCCACCACCAGCGTGGGCATTGCCCTCGCCAAGCCGAACGATCAGGATGCGGAGAAACTGCTACGCAACGCTGATAGCGCAATGTACCGAGCCAAGAACCTGGGTCCTGGGCAGACTGCAGTGTTCGACAGCGAAATGCATGCACAGGCAATCATGTTGCTGAACAAAGAGATAGACCTGCGCCAGGCGGTGGAAAATGAAGCGTTGCAGGTCCACTATCAGCCGATTATCGGCATCGAGTCAGACCGTCTTGCCGGCTTCGAAGCCCTCGCCCGTTGGGATCATCCAATTTACGGCATGGTTTCACCGGATGAGTTCATCCGGATCGCTGAAGAGAGTGGTTTGATCCAGGCGCTCGGAGTGCAGATATTGGGCAAGGCCTGCCGGCAGATGCAACAATGGATTAGCCAATCTCCTTCCCATGCTGACCTGTACGTGAGCGTCAACCTTTCTCTGAAACAGGTTCTTTTCCCCGGGTATATCGATTGGCTGGAAAATGTACTGCGGGAAACGGGGCTGCCGCCCAGAAGCTTGAGACTTGAGATCACCGAGAACATTCTGATGGAGGATGTGGAAACCACTTGCGCTATCCTAGACCAGATAAAGCAGCTCGGAGTGGGCCTCTATATCGATGATTTTGGCACCGGCTACTCATCGATGAGCTACCTGCACCGTTTTCCGTTCGACGCATTGAAGGTTGACCGCTCCTTCGTAGCAAACATCGGCAAGGGAACTCAACATGCTGACCTGATAGGGGGCATCGTTGCCGTCGCGAAAAGCTTCAGAATGGATGTGATTGCCGAGGGAGTGGAGAGGCGGGAGCAGTTGGAGAAACTTCAGGAACTGGGTTGCAACAGCGTTCAGGGTTATATCTTCTCCCCACCTGTAACGTCAGAAGAAGCCGGGAAGTTATTGACCAGGAAATCAGGTTGGCTGGTACCGGCCCCCACTGGAACCGGTACCAAACTTCATTCTCAGCCTTTCAGATTGGCCTGA
- the dctP gene encoding TRAP transporter substrate-binding protein DctP, producing the protein MIRVIITLLFSLSLTSIAHATTLKIATLAPDGTAWMKIMRAAAGEVKKKTDGRVKLRFYPGGVMGNDNSVLRKIRVGQLHGGAITGGGLAAVYPDAQLYSLPFLFHSLDEVDYVRARMDQEIIRGLRKKGFVSYGLGEGGFAYMMSNSPVRESADLRKQKIWIPEGDMINSVAFETTGVSPIPLPITDVLTGLQTGLIDTVATSAIGAIALQWHTRVKYLTNIPLIYLYGTLAIKEKALKKLSPEDREILHTQLATAFQTLNSRNREDEKKALEALKKQGIDFIEPTTQGHQEWAQTAAATVKALENDGLFSPKLFRKVQRLLDEYRQSSR; encoded by the coding sequence ATGATCCGCGTGATCATAACGCTGCTATTTAGCCTGAGTCTGACATCCATCGCCCACGCCACCACCCTCAAGATCGCCACCTTGGCACCAGACGGCACGGCCTGGATGAAAATCATGCGGGCAGCAGCAGGAGAGGTAAAAAAGAAGACCGACGGCCGCGTCAAACTGCGCTTCTATCCAGGGGGCGTGATGGGCAACGACAACAGCGTACTGCGCAAGATCCGGGTCGGCCAACTGCACGGCGGCGCCATTACCGGCGGCGGACTGGCAGCAGTCTATCCGGATGCCCAACTCTACAGCCTGCCTTTTCTGTTTCACAGCCTGGATGAAGTTGACTATGTGCGGGCACGTATGGACCAGGAGATCATCCGCGGGTTACGCAAGAAGGGGTTTGTCAGCTACGGACTCGGCGAGGGGGGCTTCGCCTATATGATGTCCAACAGTCCTGTGCGCGAGAGCGCAGATCTGAGGAAACAGAAAATATGGATACCCGAGGGTGACATGATCAACAGCGTCGCCTTTGAAACCACAGGCGTCTCACCCATCCCCCTGCCCATCACCGATGTGCTTACCGGCCTGCAGACAGGCCTCATCGACACCGTTGCCACCTCGGCCATCGGTGCCATCGCCCTGCAGTGGCATACACGGGTGAAGTATCTGACCAACATCCCCCTGATCTATCTCTACGGCACTTTGGCGATCAAAGAGAAGGCGCTGAAAAAACTCTCTCCTGAAGACCGGGAGATTCTGCATACTCAACTGGCTACAGCATTCCAGACGCTCAACTCCCGCAATCGAGAGGATGAGAAAAAAGCCCTTGAGGCGCTGAAAAAACAGGGCATAGATTTCATTGAACCGACCACCCAGGGCCATCAGGAGTGGGCACAAACCGCAGCAGCTACGGTGAAGGCGCTGGAGAACGACGGACTCTTCTCTCCCAAACTGTTTAGAAAGGTTCAAAGACTGCTCGATGAATATCGTCAATCCAGCCGCTGA
- a CDS encoding DMT family transporter, whose protein sequence is MSVPAAYLGVILIWGTTPLAIKWSGEGVGYLFGVTGRMVIGVVLALALVQLMRLRMPWHDVARRTYLAAGLGIFVAMLSVYWASQFIPSGWIAVLFGLTPIVTGLMARFWLTEQGLTPMRLLAVFISLSGLAVIFSAGLEQGEQMAWGVIGVLFSVVTHSASAVWVKRINAELHGLVVTSGGLMVAVPLFLLTWFLQGEAWPRVVDERVISAIVYLGIIGSVLGFALYFYLLRHVETMRVALITLITPVIALLVGQWFNGESADGRVWFGTLLIMLGLLGFELGSRFLPQLRSSRARESEGQ, encoded by the coding sequence ATGTCCGTGCCGGCCGCCTATCTGGGGGTTATCCTGATCTGGGGCACCACACCGCTTGCAATAAAGTGGAGTGGTGAGGGTGTGGGTTACCTATTCGGTGTTACCGGGCGCATGGTCATTGGCGTGGTGCTGGCATTGGCGCTGGTACAGCTGATGCGGTTGCGCATGCCATGGCATGACGTGGCGCGCCGCACCTATCTGGCCGCTGGTCTCGGCATCTTCGTTGCGATGCTGTCGGTCTACTGGGCTTCCCAGTTCATCCCTTCAGGATGGATTGCGGTGCTGTTTGGTTTGACGCCTATCGTTACTGGCCTGATGGCACGGTTCTGGTTGACTGAGCAGGGCTTGACCCCGATGCGTCTGCTTGCTGTTTTTATCTCACTGTCCGGTTTGGCCGTGATCTTCAGTGCCGGATTGGAGCAGGGTGAGCAGATGGCTTGGGGGGTGATTGGTGTACTGTTTTCTGTGGTCACTCACTCTGCCAGTGCGGTCTGGGTGAAGCGAATCAATGCTGAACTACATGGTCTGGTGGTCACTAGCGGTGGGCTGATGGTGGCGGTGCCGCTGTTTCTGTTGACCTGGTTTCTGCAGGGGGAGGCGTGGCCCAGGGTCGTCGATGAGCGGGTGATCTCCGCGATAGTTTATCTCGGGATTATCGGGTCGGTGTTGGGTTTTGCGCTCTATTTCTACCTGTTACGCCATGTGGAGACGATGCGCGTGGCGCTGATTACCCTGATAACGCCGGTGATCGCCTTGCTGGTCGGTCAGTGGTTTAACGGAGAGTCGGCGGATGGCCGGGTCTGGTTCGGCACCCTGCTGATCATGCTCGGACTGCTCGGTTTCGAACTGGGCAGCCGGTTCTTGCCTCAACTGCGGTCAAGCAGGGCCAGGGAGAGTGAAGGCCAGTAG
- a CDS encoding HAMP domain-containing protein, whose amino-acid sequence MKQLLGSLRINLKIWLGFGLVLSVLAVISSLTLVSLSGVQERVTDVVEARQPTLILSKELATQLQQSASALGFYLLSKEETHKTAYQQGLARVDKVIASLKQLPAIGKDAEALALVEAIDTDVQRFRALEAGLFEAAANAEKNFPGIAFANANINSITRSMAQLTTQMILSELDEESDEMRKQLLADIADLRYAWSNVMNGIRGYLAFRSESALTDMELYIQQADKLVVKVTGYGDELTLDQADALEQIKEETPLFKERLKQLHTLHSSQKWRTDAWLIRSEIGPLFRAIEGKLDTLVKEQEYKIKQTSNALLTDASGTTRLVWALSAFGLLVGLLIAWIIARVISKPLRHAAATMDEIACGDGDLTRRLFKCGDDEIGQLADGFNAFADKIRDLVGDAARSTSGVIAAVVKTEEKTSQITRRICRQETVTEQVATAMNEMTVTIVDVANNAATAERAAQAAGKEASAGRDIVSETADAIQSLATEVQTAESVIGQVEADSKNIGAVLDVIKSIAEQTNLLALNAAIEAARAGEHGRGFAVVADEVRNLANRTQKSTGEIEAMIQRLQTGTHRAVSVMGTGRKKAEANVEQARQTLESLQGITEAISTINTMNTQIATASAQQRTVAEEISFNIANISKVSKETAQDARLTTEITDRLGKLAAELQGNIQQFTIAGEIGVDFESAKSAHLAWKARLRAFLDGRESLSHKEAVSHHDCVLGKWYYSEGIKAYGDIPQMKAIDTPHAEMHRIIKDIVTLKETGQTADAEALYQKVGPLSDEIIGLLVKVEGAILDR is encoded by the coding sequence ATGAAACAGTTATTAGGATCTCTGCGAATCAATCTCAAGATCTGGTTGGGATTTGGGCTGGTACTATCAGTATTGGCCGTCATTTCTTCTTTGACGCTGGTCAGCCTGAGCGGCGTACAGGAACGAGTCACGGATGTGGTGGAAGCGCGACAACCTACCCTCATACTCTCCAAAGAGCTGGCAACCCAACTGCAGCAGTCAGCAAGTGCGTTGGGATTCTATCTCCTCAGCAAGGAGGAGACCCATAAGACCGCCTACCAGCAAGGGCTTGCCCGGGTGGATAAGGTGATTGCCTCGCTGAAACAGCTACCGGCCATTGGCAAGGATGCAGAAGCCTTGGCACTGGTAGAAGCGATTGATACCGACGTGCAGCGTTTCCGCGCGCTTGAGGCTGGCCTGTTTGAAGCGGCAGCCAATGCTGAGAAGAATTTCCCCGGCATTGCCTTCGCCAATGCCAACATCAACTCCATAACCAGATCCATGGCGCAGCTCACCACGCAAATGATTTTATCCGAACTGGACGAAGAGTCCGATGAGATGCGCAAACAGCTTCTGGCCGATATCGCTGATCTGCGCTACGCCTGGAGCAATGTGATGAACGGTATTCGCGGTTACCTGGCGTTTCGGAGTGAATCCGCGCTAACGGATATGGAACTGTATATTCAACAAGCAGACAAATTGGTCGTGAAAGTTACCGGCTATGGGGATGAATTGACGCTGGACCAGGCAGATGCCTTGGAACAGATCAAGGAGGAAACGCCGCTATTCAAGGAACGTTTGAAGCAGTTACACACCCTCCATAGCAGTCAAAAATGGCGTACCGATGCCTGGTTGATACGCAGTGAAATCGGCCCACTGTTCAGGGCCATAGAAGGTAAACTGGATACCCTGGTAAAGGAACAGGAATACAAGATCAAACAGACCAGTAATGCCTTGCTGACTGATGCCTCGGGTACAACCCGGCTAGTCTGGGCATTGTCTGCTTTTGGGCTGTTGGTCGGCTTGCTGATCGCCTGGATTATCGCCCGGGTGATCAGCAAACCCTTGCGGCATGCTGCGGCTACCATGGATGAAATTGCCTGTGGGGATGGTGACCTGACACGGCGTCTGTTTAAATGTGGCGATGACGAGATCGGTCAGCTGGCCGATGGTTTTAATGCCTTTGCAGACAAGATCCGGGATCTGGTTGGTGACGCTGCACGTTCCACCAGCGGAGTGATCGCCGCAGTCGTGAAGACCGAGGAAAAAACCAGCCAGATCACGCGTCGGATTTGTCGGCAGGAAACAGTTACAGAACAAGTAGCCACCGCCATGAATGAGATGACCGTAACCATTGTCGATGTTGCCAATAATGCCGCAACGGCTGAAAGAGCAGCGCAGGCGGCAGGGAAAGAGGCGAGTGCCGGGCGCGATATTGTCTCTGAGACCGCCGACGCCATCCAGTCGCTTGCAACCGAAGTACAAACTGCAGAATCAGTAATTGGACAGGTTGAAGCTGACAGCAAGAATATCGGCGCGGTGCTGGACGTAATCAAAAGCATTGCGGAACAGACCAACCTGCTGGCGCTCAATGCAGCTATCGAAGCGGCCCGTGCCGGTGAGCATGGACGGGGTTTTGCCGTGGTTGCCGATGAAGTACGCAATCTGGCCAACCGGACGCAGAAATCGACGGGTGAAATCGAGGCGATGATCCAGCGCCTGCAAACCGGCACACACCGTGCAGTTAGCGTGATGGGCACAGGCCGGAAAAAGGCGGAGGCCAACGTCGAGCAGGCCCGACAAACCCTTGAATCCTTGCAGGGAATCACTGAAGCAATCAGCACCATCAACACCATGAACACCCAGATAGCCACGGCTTCAGCTCAGCAGCGCACCGTTGCAGAGGAGATCAGTTTTAACATTGCCAACATCAGCAAGGTCAGCAAGGAAACCGCACAGGATGCCCGTTTGACAACAGAAATTACGGATAGACTGGGCAAACTGGCCGCAGAGCTCCAGGGTAACATTCAGCAGTTTACGATTGCAGGTGAAATAGGCGTGGATTTTGAGTCAGCAAAATCTGCACATTTAGCCTGGAAGGCCCGGCTGCGGGCTTTCCTCGACGGCAGAGAGTCGCTCTCTCACAAAGAAGCGGTATCGCATCACGATTGCGTGTTGGGCAAATGGTATTATTCCGAAGGGATCAAGGCCTATGGTGATATCCCACAGATGAAAGCGATAGATACACCCCATGCGGAGATGCATCGCATCATCAAGGATATCGTTACGCTGAAGGAGACGGGGCAGACGGCTGATGCGGAGGCTCTATATCAAAAAGTAGGTCCGCTTTCCGATGAAATTATTGGCCTGCTGGTAAAGGTGGAAGGTGCGATTCTGGATCGTTGA